Proteins encoded by one window of Rutidosis leptorrhynchoides isolate AG116_Rl617_1_P2 chromosome 7, CSIRO_AGI_Rlap_v1, whole genome shotgun sequence:
- the LOC139859861 gene encoding uncharacterized protein yields the protein MFEGVMILQHWEDETACHMFPVVLQKMAREWFASLPPKSITTFLDLRAKFVMQYQSLRSCTLSHLDAHEITMHQNESLSDFMKCYTIECQKITDIPESQLISGFIFCLDQRHFGRLVHALRYDMPKTLHQALVIVQKHLRAGEMGYPRMDNYQRNFRQQGGERNMNDNYQRQHGYENNNQKQQHGWKGNNHPNDNYHQRKPLDTHPLIMALIKTPKEILFTEPIKETFHPPPPIEERQGPQSDKWCDFHEAYGHETDNCKSLMREIIPKIKAGELNHLLPGKKYRRNDPNKHFAWQGKVRHGGRRDWNRREERNDERDPTPEMHIKVIWNEVEENEIDGERRMENWM from the coding sequence atgtttgaaggtgttatgataTTACAGCATTGGGAAGACGAAACAGCATGCCATATGTTTCCAGTGGTGCTACAGAAAATGGCAagagaatggtttgctagtttgccaccaaaGAGTATTACCACATTTCTTGATTTAagggcaaaatttgtgatgcaatatcaaAGTTTAAGAAGCTGTACattgtcacatcttgatgcacatgagataacaatgcaccAAAATGAATCACTGAGTGATTTCATGAAGTGTTATACCATTGAATGTCAAAAGATAACAGACATACCAGAATCTCAGCTTATTTCAGGGTTTATATTTTGTCTTGACCAGCGACATTTTGGACGATTGGTTCACGCGTTGCGATATgatatgccaaaaacattgcatcaggcatTAGTTATTGTTCAGAAGCATTTGAGAGCAGGAGAAATGGGATATCCAAGAATGGATAATTATCAAAGAAACTTCAGGCAGCAAGGCGGAGAGCGAAACatgaatgacaattatcagagaCAGCATGGGTATGAAAATAATAATCAGAAGCAACAACATGGTTGGAAGGGAAACAATCATCCAAATGACAATTATCACCAGCGAAAACCATTAGACACACACCCACTCATCATGGCTTTAATCAAAACTCCAAAAGAGATCTTGTTCACAGAGCCGATTAAGGAAACGTTTCACCCTCCACCGCCAATAGAAGAGCGTCAAGGACCACAGAGTGACAAGTGGTGTGATTTCCATGAAGCATATGGACATGAAACCGATAACTGTAAGTCATTGATGAGGGAAATCATCCCAAAGATTAAAGCTGGGGAGTTAAACCATCTTTTACCAGGGAAAAAGTACAGGAGAAATGATCCAAACAAACATTTTGCTTGGCAAGGAAAGGTGCGTCACGGTGGACGGCGTGATTGGAACAGAAGGGAAGAAAGAaatgatgaaagggatccaaccCCTGAAATGCACATCAAGGTTATATGGAATGAGGTGGAGGAAAATGAAATAGATGGAGAACGCAGGATGGAGAACTGGATGTAG